Genomic window (Xenopus laevis strain J_2021 chromosome 3S, Xenopus_laevis_v10.1, whole genome shotgun sequence):
CAAAATAATTGATTGGACTAATAAATCTCAGAGATCACAGCAATTTTGTAgcgtttgttgaaaaaaaaacacacagatcaATGACCTTATTCAACAGATATACAATATGGGTTAAATAATCAGCCTAGGCATGTGGGTGTCATAATATGCATGCCCGGCATATTTGCTACAATGCAATTTAGCAATCCAGATATTGCCTTAGTGTCTGACCATTTATTtcctaaaataaatacttttataaatgTTAATGTGTAACATTGTATTAAAAAGTGCCACTTTCTTAGAATAATCCAAGTTGATTTTATTGCTTCTTCCTTATCAGGTGGCCATATAAACCCGGCAGTTTCCTTTGCCATGTGTTTAACAGGAAGACTAAAGTGGGCTAAGTTTCCTTTCTATGTAAGTGCACAGTTTTTAGGTGCAATGGCTGGATCTGCAGCAATTTTTGGCATCTATTATGGTGAGTAGTGTTTTCATATGACAATTATTTTAGGATATGTTTGGCCGCATGAGTAACTAAATAATTTGAGTGATCCATAAACCATTGTCTGCATCTTTTTCTgctcacattttcttcagtacTATGTCATCTTTGTGGTCAAGGCAGATCAAGCTTAAGTTCCAACAGTTAATATAGTTTTTGCTTAATATAATATTCCAGCAGGATTTTCTcaggattttaggggcatatttatatataaaagggtGCACTCTCATTTTACCCCTTTGATAAGTACAGTATGTCCTATAAAATCCATACATGTGAACAAGGAGCAGTGGAATTTCCcttcactttcacttttttgtACTACTTCAATCATGCAGAAAACCAGCTCAAAATTCATGACCCTGGAAATCTCTTCTTGTAAAAGTGTTGTacttgttatataaaaaaaagtcattcttGATTGTTGTCATATTTTTCAGATGCACTATATAATTACACAGGAGGGATCCTTACAGTTGATGGTCCAAATGCCACTgcatacatttttgcaacatATCCACAACCCTATCTGTCTATTTTGGGTGGTTTTGCAGATCAGGTGAGTAAAAGATTGCCAgaaaaaacagccacaaataacactggatactgtatattgtactaaGGAAATTGAAGGATGGGTGCTGTGATTTGGCTGATGTCAAGAACTTGGCTCCCCAAGGAAGATACTCATGTTTAATTAATTGGTTAGTACTAAGGCACTGCCTAGTTAGTGTGCATCCACTTATACTATCTTGTTTAGGTGAGCTTTCAGGATAAGGACATTTCTGttttagatagacagacagatagaggtCTTTTTTGATTGACTGTTTCCCCTCCTCTAGATAAGTGTGGGTGCTCTCTCTGAAATGCAAAATTTTAATTCAAGTGATGCTTTAGCAACTAAGCAGCTCTGAAAATCAGGCTATATTTGCATATCTTACAGGTGATGTCTACTGCTCTCCTACTCATTGGAGTATTTGCAATATTTGACAACAAGAATTTGGGAACGCCTAAGGGGCTAGAACCAATTGCGGTTGGGCTTCTCATTCTGCTTTTAGGATTGTCACTTGGAATGAATTCTGGATGTGCAATGAATCCTGCAAGAGATTTGGGACCAAGGATTTTCACTGCTATGGCTGGATGGGGCATGGATGTATTCACGTAGGTCTTTTTGAACAATTATGAAATAAGTTGTAGAAAtagcacattttttattattgtaattaacCATTGCTGATTATATCTACAAAGGTTTTTATACATCCAGGTCATGGCAAACCAAAGTGGGGTAGTAAGGAATTCtgtagtaaaatataaaaaggatCCAAACACTGCTACTCCACTACACTAAATCTTTCCTTGACTATAAATCCCAGCATAGTTTCGTACATTAACAAGGGTAAAACAGTCTGGAAGCTGTAGTCCTGCAAAATCAGGGTTGTGTTTTATAGCAGTAGTAGTAACATAAATCCTTTATTCAGTTCCAGGACCATTAGCAAAATAATTTTCTAATCCCACCTGATCTGGGTTAATTTAACTTCCTGCAACTGTATAGTAAAATGAAGCCACAATTATACAATAAACTCTGTATGTAAAACAACAACAAGATCATTTTGGTGACCATTTAGACAACTAGGGGGTGGATGCCagtattataaatgggacagtgatTTGAGGATAGCAAACTGCACCGTAAAGAAGACAATTGTTTGAAAGATGCTATTAATAGAAAGTTGCAAAGCTCAATCTCAAAAAAGAAGGTTGGGGCTTATGACACAACCCATTGGCCACATACAATGCTATTCTAATAGTTTTACCCCAGCAGTTTAACACCAATTTAGCCCTTCAGTCATTTAACTTAAATAGGTACCACCTGCCTCAATGAGCTTCATGGCAACATGATGATTGGATTATGGTAATTTTATAACCATATACACCTGCCCCAATTAGCTTTCTAGCACCATGGTAATTGAATTATTACATTGCCCCCAAAGAGAATTACCACTGCTAGCTACTGTTGATAATTCCTAGATATGATGACAAATTGCTCCATTGAAGAAGAGTTCTGAAAACTAGTTTTTGTTGGAAtcttgaactgaatcctggattctgcaCTCCTGGGACACCTACCTctacattcacattttttgtacccttttaataattaataatagctTGTTGTTACACCTACTTTACCCCAAAGCTCAGCATAGATGAGAGGGCTGGTGGGTCTACAGTCTGGAGcatcaaaatgtttttgcagCTGTAAGCAGAGACCCCTACCCATTAACTTCTGGCTGCTGCTCCAGACAGTACATAGGAGCATCTACTTTTTAgaactacttttgtttatatattgaTTATATACACAAAGCATTCCCACGCAGcttaaattgggggggggggggagagagaatgAATACAACATCCATTTCAGTTAATTCAGCACGGAACTTTGTCTATCTTTCACCTCCAATGATATCAGATGCATAAAAAAGCACCATGTGGATGCACCCTTATAACATGTGGTTGACCAGTATATTtctctatgcatactgggcagcAGCCATGGCAAGGATGTGATAGGCTGGAGCACTGCTGCAAACATTGCCTTCAACCAGAGCCTTACaacacccataggggcaaattcactaaagggagaaatGGCTAACGCTGGCTCAATTTCTCTCTGGtgaaagagtgttactacgcggagtgcaatggagtagataggacttacttgaaattttgttgaaaattcccaaaaactgctggcgtcttttcctttttacagggtaataggctgaaaaagatcaaaaacattttcttggggtacccaccttccccccctacatttgataacatttggcacctaaactatattttgggcacatgtgtagggcattgtaacaattttattaaggttccctggccttgtgtggtgtaatgtatttgctgcaccaTATACgggcattgtactttaactgcacgcagtATGCAGATTAGCCAATGCTAGtataactttgaactgctgatcaCATTTTCACTAGCGTAaattcgcaagcgttcggtaccctgtgtgcaactttggatctttgtgaattagtgttgtccaggcggatttacgcctggtgaagtgttgcgatgtgcgcaaagccagcgctggcgaattttcgtaggtaagtaaatttgccccacagaatGAGTATGCCCTAATTCAGAAGCAGCAGCTTTTGAACTCTGCTGGGGATATAAAAattcttactttttttaataaagagaaCTACATGCCGTCAATTTTTCAGTAGCTTTACTTCTGTTTAATGGAAAAAATGCACCTCCATAatgctttttttgtatgtttttattgcaCAGATATGGAAATAACTGGTGGTGGGTTCCTGTCGTGGGGCCTATGGTTGGAGCAGCCATTGGTGCCTTCATTTATGTGCTCTGTATAGAAGCTCATTGCAGTGATTACATCATAGAAGATGCCCATAATAGCCTGGAAGTAGATCATTATGAAAAACAGGAATTTACCAACATGGCGTGATATGCCCACTTGGACTAATCTAACCCTTTGTTTGGACTTGGGAGTCAAATACTGCCTTGTGGTGTTACCACAACCACCTACCAATATAAGCTCATCTAAGGAATACAACATTTTACTGTGATGAAGCACATATAACAGCCACAATATTACCAGCTCACTTTGAAAAGGAAAATGTTCGCTTTTTTTAATggctttcattttacattttattcttagcCATCATTCACACAGATAAAAGTACTGCGCCATAATCATATGACCTCTTAATTGCTGGGACATAAATCCCATGTGTTAATGAAGCACTAATGGACCATACACTGGGTCACGAAGGTGTTTGCAGGTGATTGGTCTTGTCATGCATTAATGTGTAATAGCTGTGATCAATCATCAGTACCATTAAAATATGCTACCTggtaaaatgattttattgtcaGGGGCCAACAGCTTTACGTCAATCGGATATTGTTCCCCATctaaaaggaaatgtattttacattgcCATTAATTTTGCTGCAAGAAGGGGCAAACTATGAAGCAATAAACCCACTGTGCTCAGGATTACTAGGAACTGCCAAGCCATTCAATGGCCCAACCTTAATTAGCTCTAATGagctttcttcctttctttatcTATCAAACTCAAGTACCTCAACTATATGTCCTCTCCTGTCTGTGGTATCACTAGCATACATTTAGAACTTGAGCATCCTAGCCCTCCTTGCCCTTGCAACTAGCTTCATCTATAGAATATAGACTACACTGACTCTCACATCACACACTCAtgtaatacagtacatacaaacaTAAAATAGAGGTTTATTAATTCCACTATCCATATCCACGTTTATAGATCAAAATGTTGCAATTTACACTATTTTTATGTAAAGTGATGTATTGTCTCAATTTATCAACTGGGATTTCGATAAAAACTTTTATCACCATCATGGTTTGTTTATACAGCGCAGTGTTTtgcactgatatacagtataacaaacaCAGGTGTCTTGCAAGAATAAAAAGAGTTGCAAAATACTAATGAGATCAAGGAGCTCTGCTCAAAGAGCTTACCTTTGTACCCTTTGATCATTTCTCTGGCAAGCTGGAGGTAATATTTAGAAGCCCACTTTAACAACACCTTTATCCCtctaaagtaattaaaaagtCTAGCAAGTACATACCAGTAAACATAATGCACTTCAGAGTGAAGATACATGGGTAAAGCGAGTAGGGATGAGCAGGTCTAATGGGACAGAATAAGAAGTGGATGAAGCAAAATTCAATTGAATTGAATTTAGAGTGTAGTCTGGGTGGGAATGGGAGTGACCACTTTGTTCATtcatctacagcagtgatccccaaccagtagctcttgagcaacatgttgctcaccaagcccttggatgttgctctcagtgtcctcaaagcaagtgcttatttttaaattgctggcttggaagcaagttttattattattaaaaactaagtatagttccaagtagagcctcctgtaggttgtaagtccacataggggctaacaaatagccaatcacagcccttatttggcaacacaAGCAacccatgtttgtgttgctccccaactctttttacatttgaatgtggctcacgggtaaaaaaagtttggggacccctgatctacagcCTAAGACTGCAGGTTCTAACggattaaataataaatagtatatTCATATTGTTATGTAGGGTAGTGGTGCTGCCCAAATGTATAGGCTATTCCCACATGGGGCTGTTTCTCTGCCACTTATAAATACATTAGAAGAAACAACCCATCCACTCCTTCCTCTTTCTGTATTAATTTCAGGCCTGGCTGCAGACACACAAACTGAAGCCTGTCAGACAGACAGAGAGCTATCAGAGGAGAGCAGACCAGCTGTTTCTTGGCCATATCTTATCTATGGTTTTGTTACCACACGTTCAAGGGCGTAAATCTATCAATACTGTaccaagaaaataataaatagaaagacaaattaaaaaatatttgtgtcagTCTTTTGCTGTGGTCCCTATGTGGGTTTCTGCAGTCTGTATATATAAGCGAAAGAAGAATGATCAATATCCTGGTACATAAGGACAATACTGTATGATGCTCTTCCAAATGCCATCAACTCATTTAGTTGTATACTGAAGAGTTAATGCAGAAACACAggaatattatgggggttattttagTGATGGGtaacattttttgccaagttaCGCAGCGAAAATGACACCAATAGacaaatgcatttcagcaaattttttcattttgcaaatttttggtgatgtgaaacgggtcagattcgcccatcactagttatttactaaaatctaaaaaattctcattatttaaaaaaaaaaaaaaaaaaccaccaaccaaactccctttgttaaaatcaagaaaaaatctgaatcatatgaTTCTTTTTGATTTGACGCCTGAACACTTTGACTTCTTGGGTTATCGTCCAAAAACCACAAACTATGCGGATTATTGTACTAaatccagagcagatcatgatatccTCCAATTGTAAAGgggacatcagccattgacttctacatgatctcggcaggtttcagatggagtacttttttatttggacttttagcagcctctgggtttaataaatctttaaacaaatttagtttttttcctattaaaaatgATCCCCATTAAAActctgatcagaaaaaaaaaaaaaaaaaaaatctgacttatgtaaataaccccctaggctTTCATGGTGgtttttatctattttatctatAATAGGATAAAGACTATTATCTGATAAGGGAGATTGAACTTGTCAAACATTTCTATCTGTAATTGAACTAGGGTCTGgccaccagggcagccatcagggggggacaggggggggatagttgtagggggcccagagggtaaggggggcccggccacgctgcACTTTGAttatctgggcccccctgctttctgagagccgctgactttgggaaggcagggcaggagcacaaggggaggtatcttctgtccattacttccccttattggtcacggagtttaagtcccggttgagctgctcagggattggatagctgaggtttgaacttctcctccagctcatccaatcaccatgcagctttaccagcacttgaaattctgtgaccaataagggaagaaaatgctatcactggaagaagatgcagccacctgtgctcccctcctcccttctgtagttggcagctcacttacagcaggtgggccacactaatgaagtaagtgcaacatggcagggcccccctaaaggtaaccctttgtggtccctgttgtgtggtggggccctgggcaccaatttttttttaaacttctgggggggcaagtttttatAACAtcgacgtttaaggggggccctgggcaccagtGTTCTTATGacgtgggggggccctggccaccaatttttttttcccatgtggggtcctagccaccaatatttttcaatggggggccctgaccacaaatgtttttttccaaggggggggcccagaccaccaaaatttttttatttacatgtgggaaccatagccaccaatgttttttgtagtGTGTGATggggggggtggacctgtaggtggggcttgtggtgggcgcaggccagaaatttttttcgtatggggccctgcgatttctgatggcggccctgctggccacacaggcagattagtcagggagattagtcgcattcCGCcgtctaaaatgaaaatcgcctgggggcagacacatggatcgctttgttttccgaagtcgcccgtaattgcctcacgaggaaatttcgggcaacttcggaaaacaaattgctctgtgtgcctgcccccaggcgactaatctccccgaatctgccgtaTGACCGGACCCTTAGAGGGTTGAGAGTGTTAATAGTAATTGTACTGTAGGGTTAAAGTGTAGCATTGATTTCTTCAGATCATAAACGGCTCTTTATGCGTTTTCTTATAATGCCTTTATGGCTATTTAGAGCTCCCTGGGGGATTTATTGAGGGAACATTATGGGGCTTTATGTTCCAGATACATATTTAacatgggggggggcagagtAAGTCTAATGATCATAGTTTTATACATGCATAATCTTATTATAAGATAAGGGGAGCCTGGATACATTTTGGACAAACTTTTTTAGCTCCACAATACAAAACTTTAGAGTACGCTTTATGAGTCCTTTGCAGATTGAAGTGAAGGTACAAATATATTGACCATGAAACAATATAGTGTGAATAATATTTGTATCAGTCACAATCTTCATTATCCCTGTAATAAGACAGGATATATCAGCTGCAATATAGATGTAGTATTAGTGGGCATTTGCTATACCAGAATTGTGCACCATAAAGCACATCACATACATGTGTTATAAGCACCTCATTCCAATAAGTGCTGCTCTTCAGAAATTCTCTCTTAAAAAAAGGTCTACCCTAAACAGGTAACAGTTGTTGCAGTACTATAAATATATGCCTAGCAATGTGTGATTACTTCTGTCTTATACTAAATTATGTGCAAGCGAGAGGGTGTGAGGGGGTTGGTATGTGGTATGCAGCAATACAGGACGTGTTACTCTTAATGTTTGGGtcttgtggttttccagataagggtctgtctactaaaaaatcatgtaaacattaattaaacccaataggattgtttgactccaataaggatcattcacatcatagttgggatcaagtacaaagtactcatattattacagagagaaaatgaaatcatgtttaaaaatttgcattatttgattaaaatggtgtctaaaGGAGATGGACTTCCCCTAATTAGGATGggtggatgatgggtttccagataacagatcccatacctgtattatgtataAATGGTTTATGGTCAATTCTTGGAGTACAAACGGTGCCATGATGCACTTCCAAAAGCATGGCACTTGTTTATTGCAATTTGTACTTGCCATCTATTGGTAAAGTTATAGGCAATACTTCCCATTAATTACTGTTGGCCATCTATTGGTAAAGTTATAGGCAATACTTCCCATTAATTACTGTTGGCCATACTAGAAGACACAAAGGTTCTGGGAGTTGCAACTAAAAAGGATCTGTTTTATTACTTATTGATGCGATTCACATAGTCACAGGCAGGCACTCTTGGAAAGCATCTGGCAAGGCAAGCACCGGTTTATGGTGTGACAGTGCCCTGACTGACAGGGTACCTGCTGGGCCACTATACCCACTTTCTTCTTGGTAGGGCTAGAGCTCATTCCAACTATCCTTTCTAATCTCACAATACTATAGTGTTCTAGGCCCTACACTAGCTAGTTTTCTTACCTCTTCCTGTTGGGTGCCTCTATTGAGCAGATGACTTTCTGCCTTTCATTTCTTCATATGACACATTTCTTCCCCTATTAATACCCTACTAGTCTACACCCCCTTGGGATTTTCCTCCACTCTTTAAACCTATTTCTATTCAATAGTCCCCTCTAGAGAACCCTGTGTTGCAATTACACTTAagtttccccataattctttgctAACAAAACTAGCAATGACCTcataattatatttacattatccCGTAAGATTAACATCCCCTTTTCACCCTTACAAAGTGGCATTTTCACAAAagtatttttcagagaaaaagttcTGTTTAACTTAGATGAATGGGCTcatagtaaaatataaaataaatcacagtGCTAAACAGGCCCTAACTGGCAATCTATAGATTCAGATGTCAGAGAGCTGCTAGAAGATGGCATGTTTTCGGGCCTGTGGGGaacagtttgggcctctgtgtacttgaaatgccaaggtCTATTTTGAATGTCAGTCAGGACCAATGTTGCCAATGCTTCCATTCCATAAATTGTCAGATATTAAAGGTATAATTCTAAAAGCTACTagtgtatttaaaaaatggttacaTTGCAACAGCTATTAACCGTAAcgtgcagaaaatattgaaattcaCACCAATATTGTGGTATACGGCAGCAGAGATGTGATTTATGCTACAACAGCACCACCCTGTGGTATATAAAGATTGCTACTTCTGTTAAAAGATATTCTATAGTTGGTCTTTACAAGTCAATAAACACCATAATATTCTACATACTGTAATAGGCAGGTAAAATAtactgtttcttttattttagccCATTTAATAAAGCAATGTTAATTGCAAATCATTAAACGTCCTTTATCAGTTTTGCACACATTCTTAAGGttaattttgaattattattttaatcGGATTCTTTCCTCAAAGTAATTGCCATACAGATCCTCCACAATACGCACGGCaagttttaattatatttcttaatTGCAGCCTTTCATCATTGCATAATAGGACTTTTTcataataaaggggttgttcaccttccaacacttttttcaattctgctgatttcagattgttcactagtaagacttttttcaattacattctattttatatttgaaaCCGTTTTTCTAATAATCTAGAATCTAAAAGGTTacattttcaccttctgaagcagctctgtgaggggggggtcgctgaccctgtaaactgttcggATACATTAATTTgattatgtttgtccctgctgagcagaatcactgagtttcattaaaggcatctgttagaattgatacaatagttgctatatTCTCCAGATGCATCtgataaatttatttaaatgcagCAAATTATAAGAATTGTTAAGGTTAAATGTAACAGTTCCGGATGTGCACCTGGATCAcggagttgccagactgaaacatcaatGACagcaacattcaactttacacttcagttttggaaaaacagtaacaaataacaaatggaaagcaattgaaaaaagtctggtgaataatctgaaaacgtgtttggaaggtgaacaacccctttaaagtggtctttcaccacaaaaaaaaaagaagctttttttgcacattgaaaAGATAATACATAGCAGCAgtcattaatttaaaatgttttgtggttttaaagttatttttaaatgtaattgccataAAGGCATTACATGACTGTTTACATACCTCTGCATATCTCTGCACTCCTGCCTCTGTCTCCAAGCACTAGAAAATCAAAAGTATATTCTCCCAGTACTATGCTAGAATAGAAGCCCCACTAACAACAATGTCTCCATGCAACAAAAGTTCTGACCAGAATAGGGCATACCAGGAATTTATGCCTCTGTCTTCCAGAATGATAGCACATGGCACACTCTCATGCTGTTACAGTTCCATAATGGAAACTCTTACATACCTTGCTGTGCACCAAATGCAGTTtgtctttataaataattattattacacgAGAGAAATTAATATTACAATcctgtaatatttttaataaacagtgTTAAATA
Coding sequences:
- the LOC108712939 gene encoding aquaporin-9 isoform X2, with amino-acid sequence MAVTIAVYVAGGVSGGHINPAVSFAMCLTGRLKWAKFPFYVSAQFLGAMAGSAAIFGIYYDALYNYTGGILTVDGPNATAYIFATYPQPYLSILGGFADQVMSTALLLIGVFAIFDNKNLGTPKGLEPIAVGLLILLLGLSLGMNSGCAMNPARDLGPRIFTAMAGWGMDVFTYGNNWWWVPVVGPMVGAAIGAFIYVLCIEAHCSDYIIEDAHNSLEVDHYEKQEFTNMA
- the LOC108712939 gene encoding aquaporin-9 isoform X1; this encodes MSEAGRKNPNYNSVTMKVYRKFKHKVALKNSLAKETLSEFFATCLLIILGCGCVATSVLSNRSSDAYLTNNLGFAMAVTIAVYVAGGVSGGHINPAVSFAMCLTGRLKWAKFPFYVSAQFLGAMAGSAAIFGIYYDALYNYTGGILTVDGPNATAYIFATYPQPYLSILGGFADQVMSTALLLIGVFAIFDNKNLGTPKGLEPIAVGLLILLLGLSLGMNSGCAMNPARDLGPRIFTAMAGWGMDVFTYGNNWWWVPVVGPMVGAAIGAFIYVLCIEAHCSDYIIEDAHNSLEVDHYEKQEFTNMA